The following DNA comes from Meiothermus sp. CFH 77666.
CCAGACCCAGATTAGCGGCGGCCTGAACCCCGAGATTGTGCGGCGCTTGCTCCCTCAGCTTTCCGAGGCCGAGGGCGAGGCTTTCCTGGCGCAAAAAGAGGCCCGTTTCCGCGAGCTGGCCGCCGGGGTTGGACCGCTGCCGGGGCTTGGCGAGCTGTGGAACTGGGCGCAGAGCCGGGGTCTGCGGCGGGCGCTGGTGAGCAACGCGCCCAGGGTGAATGCCCTCTTCATGCTCGAGCGGCTCGGTCTAAAGTTCGATGCCGTTGTACTCTCCGAAGAACTTCCCGCCGGCAAACCCGACCCGCTGCCCTACCGCACGGCGCTGGAGCAACTGGGCATAGGCCCGGACGCCGCACTGGCCTTCGAGGACTCCCCCTCGGGTGTGCGGGCTGCTGTGGGGGCCGGCCTCCGCACCGTGGCCCTTACCACCGGACACCGGCCCGAAGCCCTGGAGCAGGCCGGGGCTTTCCTGTGCATTGCCGACTTTACCGACTGGCACCTGTGGGACTGGCTGCAAAGCCACGACCCCACCGCACCCTAATAAACCCAGGGAATCAGCTTTTTGACCCGGCGCTTGTAGCCCTGGTACTCGGGGTAGAGTTGCTCCAAAAAGCGCTCCTCGAGCGCCGCT
Coding sequences within:
- a CDS encoding HAD-IA family hydrolase; amino-acid sequence: MKLKALLFDLDGTLADTDRLHEQAWLEGLAQHGIKGDHAYYQTQISGGLNPEIVRRLLPQLSEAEGEAFLAQKEARFRELAAGVGPLPGLGELWNWAQSRGLRRALVSNAPRVNALFMLERLGLKFDAVVLSEELPAGKPDPLPYRTALEQLGIGPDAALAFEDSPSGVRAAVGAGLRTVALTTGHRPEALEQAGAFLCIADFTDWHLWDWLQSHDPTAP